A genomic segment from Aegilops tauschii subsp. strangulata cultivar AL8/78 chromosome 1, Aet v6.0, whole genome shotgun sequence encodes:
- the LOC109734121 gene encoding uncharacterized protein: MDEVWPWLATLPPPGAGNGTASTPLAASPEAEGASIVLQADCTATADGGTAVVAFSIAVDSANGVARRVLWTSEAFAAASEVAPRLLLLAQLLDEVTALSPSIPSLSRTPDASPPEWKLDEEVVSAVIAATGTDGSPLFSLALLMRLFWLCALEAPADLGFLFFRALGTDIERALAGCAPAALGALLLAVGPDVEEQFMRSLGYMLAKWCLLREMQSAPKPPAKPDVACLSYAANVHGLWVLRGYAPVLAIPRVAGATSTATITALPHELPEEPALRYGLVHQQLEAVAQVEYAVSVRDNGFIVVGVHVDNIRVRVVRLGYSKKDDTGTEEDVVDDDHVLDGERHFPSRIRLWVGPKFGSSYATGPSLGRSTGNPEREVETTRTVKGAFSGATKLGGDPKVKAKMRSSSRARNRSWRWEQEAEGSAGVFEGVLCDPATGTEVSSWRPGSREADPRSGMRRRYGGPGRAFSKMRGLVVAGDELPEEVTWRVGREAEGRTMRWRLGLKVWLNYLPNEVRSRHFETRCVEWAHEVELPLMATTPL; the protein is encoded by the coding sequence ATGGACGAGGTGTGGCCGTGGCTGGCCACCCTCCCTCCTCCCGGCGCCGGCAACGGCACGGCATCCACCCCCCTCGCCGCCTCCCCCGAGGCCGAGGGCGCCTCCATCGTCCTGCAGGCCGACTGCACCGCCACCGCGGACGGCGGTACGGCCGTCGTCGCTTTCTCCATCGCCGTAGACAGTGCCAACGGCGTGGCGCGCCGCGTGCTCTGGACGTCCGAGGCATTCGCGGCAGCCTCCGAGGTCGCCCCGCGGCTGCTGCTTCTGGCCCAGCTGCTCGACGAGGTGACCGCGCTCTCGCCGTCCATCCCTTCCTTGAGCAGAACGCCGGACGCGTCGCCGCCGGAGTGGAAGCTGGATGAGGAGGTCGTGTCCGCCGTCATCGCGGCCACGGGCACCGATGGCTCCCCACTTTTCTCGCTGGCTCTGCTCATGCGGCTCTTCTGGCTGTGCGCTCTGGAGGCCCCCGCGGACCTCGGGTTCCTCTTCTTCCGAGCTCTTGGCACAGACATCGAGCGCGCCCTCGCCGGCTGCGCCCCGGCGGCGCTCGGCGCGCTCCTGCTCGCGGTCGGCCCGGACGTCGAGGAGCAGTTCATGCGGTCGCTCGGCTACATGCTGGCCAAGTGGTGCCTGCTGCGGGAGATGCAGTCGGCGCCCAAGCCGCCGGCCAAGCCCGACGTCGCGTGCTTGTCGTACGCCGCAAACGTGCACGGGCTCTGGGTGCTGAGAGGGTACGCGCCGGTGCTCGCCATCCCCCGCGTCGCTGGTGCAACGTCGACGGCGACGATCACGGCCTTGCCTCATGAGCTGCCGGAGGAGCCGGCGCTGCGGTACGGCCTGGTGCACCAGCAGCTGGAGGCCGTGGCCCAGGTGGAGTACGCGGTGAGCGTGCGAGACAATGGCTTCATCGTCGTCGGCGTGCACGTCGACAACATACGGGTGCGCGTCGTGCGGCTCGGGTATAGTAAGAAGGACGACACCGGCACCGAGGAAGACGTCGTCGACGACGACCATGTCCTGGACGGCGAGAGGCACTTCCCGTCGCGTATCCGCCTCTGGGTCGGCCCCAAGTTCGGCTCGTCGTACGCCACGGGCCCGAGCCTGGGCCGGTCGACGGGGAACCCGGAGCGGGAGGTGGAGACGACGCGCACCGTCAAGGGCGCCTTCTCCGGCGCAACCAAGCTCGGCGGCGACCCGAAGGTCAAGGCGAAGATGCGCTCGTCGTCGCGGGCACGGAACCGGAGCTGGCGGTGGGAGCAGGAGGCGGAGGGCAGCGCCGGCGTGTTCGAGGGCGTGCTGTGCGACCCGGCCACCGGGACGGAGGTCTCGTCGTGGCGCCCGGGCAGCAGAGAGGCCGACCCGCGCAGCGGCATGAGGCGCCGGTACGGGGGTCCTGGGCGAGCGTTCAGCAAGATGCGGGGGCTGGTGGTGGCCGGCGACGAGCTGCCGGAGGAGGTGACGTGGAGGGTAGGGCGGGAGGCGGAGGGGAGGACCATGCGGTGGCGGCTGGGGCTCAAGGTCTGGCTGAACTACCTGCCCAACGAGGTGAGGAGCCGTCATTTCGAGACGAGGTGCGTCGAGTGGGCGCACGAGGTCGAGCTACCGCTAATGGCGACGACTCCATTGTAA